One window of the Terriglobia bacterium genome contains the following:
- a CDS encoding urease accessory UreF family protein: MDSLRFIRSLQVTDSFFPVGAFAYSDGLETAAAAGRVRDAVSLDGWIKHFLECVFVPCEGLALVKCMFALRKNDFETLHRIDEELTAIRPAAAVRASSSGVGRRLLSLYAAMADGARVPWNAVTLPHSNAAAAYALVYFHAGLDERTAALAFGYNRLTGIVSAALRLISMGQQEGQNLLTKNLNKLPAAVDGILEQRDEPLRSFNPLLDIEQMNHQYVYSRMFRS, from the coding sequence ATGGACTCGCTTCGCTTCATTCGTTCTCTTCAGGTCACCGACTCTTTCTTTCCGGTGGGAGCGTTCGCATACTCCGACGGCCTCGAGACGGCAGCGGCGGCCGGTCGCGTCCGCGACGCCGTCTCGCTCGACGGATGGATAAAGCATTTTCTGGAGTGCGTGTTTGTACCCTGTGAAGGACTCGCGCTCGTGAAGTGCATGTTTGCGCTCAGGAAAAATGATTTCGAGACGTTGCATCGCATCGACGAAGAACTGACGGCGATCCGTCCGGCTGCGGCTGTGCGCGCCTCGAGCTCAGGAGTCGGAAGACGCCTGCTTTCGCTTTACGCTGCGATGGCCGATGGCGCCCGGGTTCCATGGAACGCCGTCACGCTGCCTCATTCCAATGCGGCAGCCGCCTATGCGCTGGTGTACTTTCACGCCGGCCTCGATGAGCGCACTGCCGCCCTTGCGTTCGGATATAACCGGCTGACCGGCATTGTCTCGGCTGCCCTGCGCCTGATTTCAATGGGCCAGCAGGAAGGACAGAATCTGCTGACGAAAAACCTGAACAAGCTGCCGGCTGCGGTCGACGGAATCCTCGAGCAGAGAGATGAACCGTTGCGTTCGTTCAACCCTCTGCTCGATATTGAACAGATGAACCATCAGTACGTTTACAGCCGAATGTTCCGGTCCTGA
- the ureC gene encoding urease subunit alpha gives MKIDRHSYADHFGPTTGDRVRLGDTNLIIEVEEDRTVYGDEVKFGGGKVIRDGMGQSSEATRAGGAPDLVITNALILDYSGIYKADVAIRDGRISGIGKAGNPGIMDGVTPGMEIGASTEILAGEGCILTAGGIDTHIHFISPNQIPEAFYSGVTTLIGGGTGPATGTNATTCTPGAWNILRMYEAAEAFPLNFGFLGKGNSSLPESLREQILAGALGLKLHEDWGTTPAAIDQCLSVAEEFDVQVAIHTDTLNEAGFVEDTIAAFKDRTIHTYHTEGAGGGHAPDIIRVCGLANVLPSSTNPTMPFTRNTMDEHIDMLMVCHHLSPSIPEDVAFADSRIRAETIGAEDVLHDLGAISMMSSDSQAMGRIGEVICRTWQTADKMKQQRGKLKEDSAENDNFRAKRYIAKYTINPAITHGISDHVGSLEVGKLADLVLWKPAFFGVKPEIVIKGGLIAGALMGDGNASIPTPQPCIYRPMFGSYGLATNALAFHFVSTAGVKGGNLRNLHRPLAAVHGCRKLRKADLKWNDATPDIEVNPETYEVRANGELLHSDPVETLPLAQRYFLF, from the coding sequence ATGAAAATCGACCGGCACTCCTACGCGGACCATTTCGGCCCGACCACGGGAGACCGCGTCCGTCTCGGGGATACGAACCTCATCATCGAAGTCGAAGAGGACCGGACCGTATACGGCGACGAAGTGAAATTCGGCGGCGGCAAAGTGATCCGCGACGGCATGGGCCAGTCTTCCGAAGCGACCCGGGCCGGCGGCGCTCCCGATCTTGTGATTACCAATGCCTTGATTCTCGACTACAGCGGGATCTACAAGGCGGATGTCGCGATTCGCGACGGCCGGATCTCCGGAATCGGCAAGGCGGGAAATCCCGGCATCATGGATGGCGTCACTCCGGGCATGGAGATCGGCGCCTCGACGGAGATTCTTGCCGGAGAAGGCTGCATTCTCACCGCCGGCGGTATCGATACACATATCCATTTCATTTCTCCGAACCAGATTCCCGAAGCCTTCTACTCCGGCGTGACCACGCTGATCGGCGGCGGGACGGGACCCGCGACCGGGACGAACGCCACCACATGCACGCCCGGCGCATGGAATATCCTGCGGATGTATGAAGCGGCCGAAGCTTTCCCGCTGAATTTTGGATTTCTCGGCAAGGGTAATTCGTCGCTGCCGGAATCACTTCGCGAACAGATTCTGGCCGGCGCTCTCGGCCTCAAGCTGCACGAAGACTGGGGAACCACTCCGGCGGCGATCGATCAGTGTCTGAGCGTGGCGGAAGAGTTTGACGTGCAGGTGGCGATCCACACGGACACACTCAACGAAGCCGGCTTCGTCGAGGACACGATCGCTGCCTTTAAAGATCGAACGATCCACACTTATCACACCGAAGGCGCCGGCGGAGGCCACGCTCCCGATATTATCCGCGTCTGCGGTCTGGCGAATGTCCTCCCCTCATCGACCAACCCGACGATGCCATTCACCCGCAACACGATGGACGAGCACATCGACATGCTGATGGTATGCCATCACCTGTCGCCGTCGATCCCGGAGGACGTGGCATTTGCCGACTCACGCATTCGCGCGGAAACCATCGGCGCCGAGGATGTCCTGCACGACCTTGGCGCGATCAGCATGATGTCGTCGGACTCCCAGGCAATGGGCAGGATCGGCGAGGTCATCTGCCGGACATGGCAGACCGCTGACAAGATGAAACAGCAGCGGGGTAAGCTGAAAGAAGACAGCGCGGAGAACGACAATTTTCGCGCCAAGCGCTACATCGCGAAGTACACCATCAATCCTGCCATCACGCACGGTATCAGCGATCACGTAGGATCGCTGGAGGTGGGCAAACTGGCGGATCTCGTTCTGTGGAAGCCGGCATTCTTCGGAGTCAAACCCGAAATCGTGATCAAAGGCGGCCTGATCGCCGGCGCGCTGATGGGCGACGGCAACGCATCGATTCCGACGCCGCAGCCGTGCATCTACCGCCCCATGTTTGGCAGCTATGGTCTGGCTACCAACGCGCTGGCGTTTCACTTCGTGTCCACCGCCGGAGTGAAGGGCGGCAACCTCAGGAATCTTCACCGGCCGCTCGCCGCGGTTCACGGATGCCGCAAACTCCGCAAAGCCGACCTCAAGTGGAATGACGCCACGCCGGACATCGAGGTCAATCCCGAAACCTACGAAGTCCGCGCGAACGGCGAGTTGCTGCACTCCGATCCGGTCGAAACGCTTCCCCTGGCCCAGCGGTATTTTCTGTTCTAG
- a CDS encoding urease subunit beta encodes MIPGEYFLRSEPIELNAGRATARIPVTNRGDRPIQVGSHCHFFEVNRALDFDRNAAYGMRLNIAAGTAVRFEPGDTKKIELVALGGTRTVYGINGLVNGKLKSK; translated from the coding sequence ATGATTCCAGGAGAATACTTTCTTCGCAGCGAACCCATCGAGCTGAACGCCGGCCGCGCCACAGCGCGGATCCCCGTGACAAACCGGGGCGACCGTCCGATTCAGGTCGGCTCGCACTGCCATTTTTTTGAAGTAAACCGTGCGCTGGACTTCGATCGCAACGCCGCTTACGGAATGCGGCTGAATATCGCCGCGGGAACAGCCGTCCGGTTCGAGCCCGGAGATACAAAGAAGATTGAACTGGTGGCGCTGGGCGGAACACGCACCGTTTACGGCATCAACGGCCTCGTCAATGGAAAGCTGAAATCCAAATGA
- the ureA gene encoding urease subunit gamma, with product MHLTPREIDKLMVFTAGELARKRKSRGLKLNYPEAVALITSELLEEIRNGKTVAELMTLGTNLLTVDDVMEGVPEMISEIQVEGTFPDGTKLVTVHQPIRLLR from the coding sequence ATGCACCTGACACCCCGCGAAATCGACAAGCTGATGGTCTTCACCGCCGGTGAACTCGCCCGTAAAAGGAAGAGCCGCGGCTTGAAGCTCAACTATCCGGAGGCGGTGGCCCTGATCACCTCGGAATTGCTCGAGGAGATCCGGAACGGAAAAACGGTCGCGGAGCTGATGACACTCGGAACGAACCTACTGACCGTCGATGACGTCATGGAGGGCGTTCCCGAAATGATTTCTGAAATTCAGGTCGAGGGAACCTTTCCCGACGGCACAAAACTCGTTACTGTCCATCAACCTATTCGACTATTAAGATGA